The Phycodurus eques isolate BA_2022a chromosome 5, UOR_Pequ_1.1, whole genome shotgun sequence DNA segment aggTTCAAAACGTATTCTAAAATGGAATAGAGTTTTGcaaattgattaaaaatcacATGTAAATGCAGTATGTATTTGAAgcttttatttaatacattgtTGGTGAACCTTTTGGCAGCAAAAACATCCTCAAGCCACCATAAAGTATTCAcaccactttttccacattttgttcacATCTCTGACCAAGGGCCTTCTTCACtggttactcagcttggtcggacgcccagatctaggaagggtcctggtgTTCCAAACTTCATAATTGAGACCATAGTGCTTTTCAGGTGGACTCCAAGTTGTAGAAGCTtctcaaagcaaagcaaatttatttatagagcgcATTTTGTATACAAGTAAATGACAAATTTAGAGGGTATTGCGGACAGGTGGCAGTCGTGTTAATAAATGCATGTACAGGCATGTTATTAGCATTGacaataaatacacaaagaaaATGTCATCTTTATTTTTGCTTGAAAGAAGCTAACTGTACAAGTCCTGTTGACTGGATCAAGTCCCACTggaacaacaacacaatatcAGCATTGATACATAAATTCACAAGCTTCCAATGTCAGATCTTCTTCATTCACTTCCGAATCATCTAAACCTTGCAGATAAAATGAGTACAGAGTAGGGCTACTGAATTTTTAACATTAGTTTAAAATTCAGTAGATAAATATCCTCgtgaaaaaaactgttttggaCAAGAAATGTAGCACTGTAAAcactacaaataaataaataaataaataaataggataAATCAAGGTTCGTTCAACTTTGAGCCTCAGAAGTCTGACAGAATGatcgcaaaaaacaaaaaggtcaacTCCCATTTCAACAGCattgttttggaatgtgtgacgCCACGCCTGTGACGTCCACATTCCAGGGATCCATCAGTCAACATGCATGTAGTGTGCCCAATGCAGTGACATTACACAGAGATGCGGGGTCTGGCACAGGTGCAGCCCACCGTCACCACCGCAGAGATGGGCTTCAAGTAGTACTTGTGCCCATCACTGCAGCGCTCCCGCTTCAGAAACACCCTGGTCTGGTTGACGGGAACCGAGTTGTAGTCGTGGCTCAGCTCAGGGGTCCCCTTGTTCTTGATCATGATGCATCCAGAGCACAGACACTGAGCTTCAACATAGGTGGACGGGTAGTGGTCCTTCATGGTTCTCCATCTGGAGATAAAAAGCAGAGCGGGGTGAGCAATGAGCACAAAGGTAATGCAACATAAACTGTAAGTAATAAAAGGGCTACATAACTACTTGACTGCTCTaaacatctcaataaattttaaTACTGTGGAAAACTTAATTTCAGCTGTTTAAAAAGTGAAGCTCATTCACACGTACAGTATATAGATTCACCACACATGGACTGAAATACATAatgattttataattttttttaaattgtctcaTCCATTCATTTCTGTACTGCGTATCGTCACAGGTACAttcgtacaccctgaactggttgccagccaatcgcagggcacatataaacaaagacgcattcacacctacgggctatttagagtcttcagttaactgaccaggcatgtttttggcatgtgggaggaaacccacgtaggcacggggagaacatgcaaactccacacaggcgaggctggatttgaacccgggtcctcagaactgtgaggcagatgtccttcCACCTTGTTGGTACGAATCGACACCAAAcgtattgtttttaatgaatctgtataTTATGAGTTTCACATTTCAAACTGAACCatagtactgaaataaatgaacttttctacaATATTCTAACTCGGTGATACTCAGTCcggtatgagtaccactagt contains these protein-coding regions:
- the il17c gene encoding interleukin-17C isoform X2; this translates as MDAMAQTLAVLLLLLGPVRTSNSSRCYEEWELSKVAGRKLASHYPQPPEPRGVVAHDSPSACPLDLYMHHWNLEDRSLSPWRYVWRTMKDHYPSTYVEAQCLCSGCIMIKNKGTPELSHDYNSVPVNQTRVFLKRERCSDGHKYYLKPISAVVTVGCTCARPRISV